One Egicoccus halophilus genomic region harbors:
- a CDS encoding Na(+)/H(+) antiporter subunit D: MADLLLHPVLPMLVGAVLVRVLPRVIGNVVMLLAPAVALAQVWLLEPGTTVTVPWLAWELEVLRADTLSRPFGIIFAIAAVCAGLYGMRTQQASERTSALVYAGAAMGVVHAGDLVTFFVFWEIKAIASTLVIMARRNARSGRSGMRYLFVHVLGGKLLLAGILWHYTATGSLSFEAFEPSAGTILILLACLLSAAVPPLHAWLPDAYPVATVAGTVFLSAYTTKAAVYALARGFPGWEPLVWLGVFMAVYGVTYAILENDIRRLLAYHIVSQVGFMVTGVGIGTEVAINGTTAHAFAHILYKALLLMGTGAVLYATGRSKASALGGIANRMKLVLGLYLVGALSISSLPFLSGFVSKELVVESAYVDERALVVLILQIVSVGTFLSTGLKLPHAAWFGKDGAGPRSNDEGHPVHVAPVPHTMIAAMGIVAALNLAIGLLPNLLYDLMPYAVDYNAYSLGKVLEKTQILLFTALAFFLLLPKLAAKAMITVDTDWVYRRLPLLVGAVGRRERTDAPPVEHAAPSRPRVAARFEDARTSALARFGRGGDGPPPVAATWTLGSVLLAAGIVLFLLSVVPS; encoded by the coding sequence GTGGCTGACCTGCTGCTGCACCCCGTGCTGCCGATGCTCGTCGGGGCCGTGCTCGTGCGCGTGCTGCCGCGGGTGATCGGCAACGTCGTGATGTTGCTGGCACCGGCGGTCGCCCTCGCGCAGGTGTGGCTGCTCGAACCCGGCACCACCGTCACCGTGCCCTGGCTGGCGTGGGAGCTCGAGGTGCTGCGCGCCGACACGCTCTCGCGCCCGTTCGGGATCATCTTCGCGATCGCCGCCGTCTGCGCCGGCCTGTACGGCATGCGGACCCAACAGGCCTCCGAGCGGACCTCCGCACTGGTCTACGCGGGCGCGGCGATGGGTGTCGTGCACGCCGGTGACCTGGTCACGTTCTTCGTGTTCTGGGAGATCAAGGCGATCGCCAGCACGCTGGTGATCATGGCCCGCCGCAACGCCCGCTCGGGCCGCTCGGGCATGCGCTACCTGTTCGTCCACGTGCTGGGCGGCAAGTTGCTGCTGGCCGGCATCCTGTGGCACTACACGGCCACCGGATCGCTGTCGTTCGAAGCGTTCGAGCCCTCGGCCGGCACGATCCTGATCCTGCTCGCCTGCCTGCTCTCGGCCGCCGTGCCGCCCCTGCACGCCTGGCTGCCCGACGCCTACCCGGTCGCGACCGTGGCCGGCACGGTGTTCCTGTCGGCCTACACCACCAAGGCGGCGGTCTACGCGCTGGCCCGCGGGTTCCCCGGCTGGGAGCCGCTGGTGTGGCTCGGCGTGTTCATGGCCGTCTACGGCGTGACCTACGCCATCCTCGAGAACGACATCCGTCGGCTGCTCGCCTACCACATCGTCAGCCAGGTCGGCTTCATGGTGACCGGTGTCGGCATCGGCACCGAGGTGGCCATCAACGGCACCACCGCGCACGCCTTCGCGCACATCCTCTACAAGGCGCTGCTGCTGATGGGTACCGGCGCCGTGCTCTACGCGACCGGTCGCAGCAAGGCGAGTGCGCTCGGCGGGATCGCCAACCGCATGAAGCTCGTCCTGGGCCTGTACCTGGTGGGGGCGCTCAGCATCTCGTCGCTGCCGTTCCTGTCCGGCTTCGTGTCCAAGGAGCTGGTCGTCGAGTCGGCCTACGTCGACGAGCGCGCCCTGGTGGTGCTGATCCTGCAGATCGTGTCGGTCGGTACGTTCCTGTCGACCGGGCTCAAGCTCCCCCACGCCGCCTGGTTCGGCAAGGACGGCGCCGGCCCGCGCAGCAACGACGAAGGCCACCCCGTCCACGTCGCCCCCGTGCCGCACACCATGATCGCGGCCATGGGCATCGTCGCCGCGCTCAACCTCGCCATCGGTCTGCTGCCGAACCTGCTCTACGACCTGATGCCCTACGCCGTCGACTACAACGCCTACTCGCTGGGCAAGGTGCTGGAGAAGACCCAGATCCTGCTGTTCACCGCGCTCGCGTTCTTCCTGCTGCTGCCCAAGCTGGCGGCCAAGGCGATGATCACCGTGGACACCGACTGGGTCTACCGCCGCCTGCCGCTGCTGGTGGGCGCCGTCGGTCGCCGCGAGCGCACCGACGCGCCACCGGTCGAGCACGCCGCCCCGTCGCGGCCACGCGTGGCCGCGCGCTTCGAGGACGCCCGCACGTCCGCCCTCGCCCGCTTCGGGCGGGGCGGTGACGGGCCGCCGCCCGTGGCCGCCACCTGGACACTCGGGTCGGTGCTGCTCGCGGCCGGGATCGTGCTGTTCCTGCTCAGCGTGGTGCCGTCATGA
- a CDS encoding Na+/H+ antiporter subunit E — protein sequence MTRLRAPVLFVLLLGFWMLLSWRLDPLFVVMGVGSAALVTWLSRPLLDAVLGAPPEDEDRAVEHASRHVNLWHLLRYSVWLIGRLPPAGLHILRVVLDPRVPPRPGVARFRTNLSSPAARTMLATSITMVPGTMTLDVDGDEFTIHAFTPTAVADLANAATQRRIAKVFGDPPDDPPTIVWDERRLQAPVDPDDLGGR from the coding sequence ATGACCCGACTGCGCGCTCCGGTGCTGTTCGTCCTGCTGCTCGGGTTCTGGATGCTGCTGTCGTGGCGGCTGGACCCTCTGTTCGTGGTCATGGGCGTGGGCTCGGCCGCGCTCGTGACCTGGTTGAGCCGGCCGCTGCTCGACGCGGTGCTCGGTGCCCCGCCCGAGGACGAGGACCGTGCCGTCGAGCACGCGTCGCGGCACGTCAACCTCTGGCACCTGCTGCGCTACTCGGTGTGGCTGATCGGCCGGCTGCCGCCGGCCGGTCTGCACATCCTGCGGGTGGTGCTCGACCCGCGGGTACCGCCCCGCCCGGGCGTGGCGCGCTTCCGCACCAACCTGTCCTCCCCCGCCGCCCGCACCATGCTGGCCACGTCGATCACGATGGTGCCCGGCACCATGACCCTCGACGTCGACGGCGACGAGTTCACCATCCACGCCTTCACCCCGACCGCGGTCGCCGACCTCGCCAATGCCGCCACGCAGCGGCGGATCGCGAAGGTCTTCGGCGACCCGCCCGACGACCCACCGACCATCGTGTGGGACGAGCGGCGCCTGCAGGCGCCGGTCGACCCCGACGACCTCGGAGGCCGCTGA